From Elephas maximus indicus isolate mEleMax1 chromosome 1, mEleMax1 primary haplotype, whole genome shotgun sequence, a single genomic window includes:
- the HTR3C gene encoding 5-hydroxytryptamine receptor 3C: MEGGWPLMRGFLLCLPVSLLLQGRGDTFTINCSGFDQHGVDPAAFQAVFDRKAFRPVINYSIPTKVNISFALSAILGVDAQLQLLTSFLWLDMIWDNPFISWNPEECVNINKLTLLAENLWLPDIFIMESTDVDQTPPGLTAYVSSGGQIHYSKPMRVTSICNLDIFYFPFDQQNCTFTFSSLLYTVDRMLLGMDKEVWEISNTSRNVIQTQGEWELLRINKATPKMSVGSNVYDQIIFYVAIRRRPSLYVINLLVPSGFLVAIDALSFYLPAESENRAPFKMTLLLGYNVFLLTMNDLLPASGTPLISVYFALCLSLMVVSLLETIFITYLLHLATTQHPPIPQWLHSLLQHYTSPKKCCPTAPQKENKSPGLTPIHLPGLKEPVELVRKMPSPKEAELNGRPESTGAQQEPKAQKQHLLDLWIQFGHMMDSLLFRLYLLFLASSIITVIILWNT; the protein is encoded by the exons ATGGAAGGGGGGTGGCCTCTTATGAGGGGcttcctcctctgcctccctGTCAGCCTTCTGCTTCAAG GAAGAGGGGACACTTTCACCATCAACTGCTCAGGGTTTGACCAACATGGGGTGGACCCTGCTGCCTTCCAGGCAGTGTTTGACAGAAAGGCCTTCCGTCCAGTCATCAATTACAGCATCCCCACTAAGGTCAACATCTCCTTCGCCCTGTCTGCCATCCTAGGAGTG GATGCACAGCTCCAGCTGCTGACATCATTCCTGTGGCTGGATATG ATATGGGACAATCCATTCATCAGCTGGAACCCAGAAGAATGTGTCAACATCAATAAACTCACCTTATTAGCTGAAAACCTGTGGCTCCCAGACATCTTCATCATGGAATC CACGGATGTGGATCAGACACCTCCAGGTCTCACCGCTTATGTCAGCAGCGGAGGTCAAATACACTACAGCAAGCCAATGCGGGTGACCAGCATCTGTAACCTGGACATCTTCTACTTCCCTTTTGACCAACAGAACTGTACCTTCACCTTCAGTTCTTTGCTCTACACCG TGGACAGAATGCTACTGGGCATGGACAAGGAAGTGTGGGAGATATCAAACACATCTCGTAACGTCATTCAGACCCAGGGAGAGTGGGAACTCCTGCGCATCAACAAAGCCACCCCAAAGATGTCGGTGGGCAGCAACGTATATGACCAGATCATCTTCTAT GTGGCCATCAGGCGCAGGCCCAGCCTCTATGTCATAAACCTTTTGGTGCCCAGTGGCTTTCTGGTTGCCATTGACGCCCTCAGCTTCTACCTGCCGGCAGAGAGTGAGAACCGTGCCCCATTCAAGATGACACTTCTGCTGGGCTACAACGTCTTCCTGCTCACGATGAATGACTTACTCCCCGCCAGTGGCACCCCCCTCATCA GTGTCTACTTTGCCCTATGTCTGTCCCTGATGGTGGTCAGCCTGCTAGAGACCATTTTCATCACCTACCTGCTGCACCTGGCCACCACCCAACACCCACCCATACCTCAGTGGCTCCACTCCCTTCTGCAGCACTACACCAGCCCCAAGAAGTGCTGCCCCACTGCACCACagaaggaaaataagagcccgGGTCTCACCCCCATCCATCTGCCTG GCCTGAAGGAACCAGTGGAGTTGGTGAGGAAGATGCCCAGTCCTAAAGAGGCAGAGTTAAATGGGCGCCCTGAATCAACAGGGGCCCAGCAGGAGCCCAAGGCCCAGAAACAGCACCTGCTTGATCTGTGGATACAGTTCGGCCACATGATGGACTCCCTGCTCTTCCGCCTCTACCTGCTCTTCCTGGCCTCCTCCATCATCACGGTTATCATCCTCTGGAATACCTAG